One Nonomuraea angiospora DNA segment encodes these proteins:
- a CDS encoding effector-associated constant component EACC1 encodes MMAQRPDGGDRGALLVADSPDEVRDLYAWLRREPELRAALRLVEQPPPDGALGPVAEAVRVLADAPEVVAAVASMVIAWLRYRRTDVKITVKRRKDGPEVQVTATGLRALSPAQTLDLARQIESALRDGREPPQLPGG; translated from the coding sequence ATGATGGCGCAACGACCTGACGGCGGTGACAGGGGCGCGCTGCTGGTGGCGGACTCGCCGGACGAGGTGCGGGACCTGTACGCCTGGCTACGCCGGGAGCCCGAGCTGCGGGCCGCGCTCCGGCTGGTCGAGCAGCCGCCTCCCGACGGGGCGCTGGGGCCGGTGGCCGAGGCGGTGCGGGTGCTGGCCGACGCGCCGGAGGTGGTGGCGGCCGTGGCCAGCATGGTGATCGCCTGGCTGCGCTACCGCAGGACCGACGTGAAGATCACCGTGAAGCGGCGCAAGGACGGGCCCGAGGTGCAGGTGACCGCCACCGGCCTGAGAGCGCTGAGCCCGGCACAGACGCTCGACCTGGCCAGGCAGATCGAGTCGGCGCTGCGGGACGGCCGCGAGCCTCCGCAGCTCCCGGGCGGCTGA
- a CDS encoding transcriptional regulator, with product MTRDSSPDLLTLHAVRITGFGDTPVIAGRYGLDVAEAQEALYDAEARGWVRHTAFAGSGGWSLTESGRAENERQLAAELARVGGGDEVHGVYREFLPLNALLLRACTDWQLRPADGDRLAANDHSDFAWDARILYELAGVDRALAPLADRLGSVLTRFRGYDTRFAAALARARAGENAWVDRTDVDSCHRVWFELHEDLIATLGIDRRTHP from the coding sequence GTGACGCGCGACTCCTCGCCCGACCTCCTGACCCTGCACGCCGTGCGCATCACCGGGTTCGGGGACACTCCGGTGATCGCCGGCCGGTACGGTCTCGACGTGGCCGAGGCGCAAGAGGCGCTTTACGACGCCGAGGCGCGTGGCTGGGTTCGGCACACCGCCTTCGCCGGCTCCGGAGGCTGGTCGCTGACCGAATCAGGCCGGGCCGAGAACGAGCGCCAGCTCGCGGCCGAGCTTGCCCGCGTCGGCGGCGGCGACGAGGTCCACGGCGTCTACCGCGAGTTCCTCCCGCTGAACGCCCTCCTGCTACGAGCCTGCACCGACTGGCAGCTCAGGCCCGCCGACGGCGATCGGCTCGCCGCCAACGACCACTCCGACTTCGCCTGGGACGCCCGGATCCTCTACGAGCTCGCCGGCGTCGACCGCGCACTCGCGCCACTCGCGGACCGGCTCGGGAGCGTCCTGACCCGGTTCCGCGGATACGACACCCGATTCGCCGCGGCCCTGGCGCGCGCCCGGGCCGGGGAGAACGCCTGGGTCGACCGCACCGACGTCGACTCCTGCCATCGGGTCTGGTTCGAGCTCCACGAAGATCTCATCGCCACGCTCGGCATCGACCGGCGCACGCACCCCTGA
- a CDS encoding DNA-binding protein, with the protein MVRKDDIAHTGDFDHVQARREQDASERLLSLGADALDARPWRPPPAPPSAVDLLQFAVWRHADLGPEDVLSALSLLSAARAEVEGLESGLLFMARSAGLTWAQMAQAMGFNSPQACQQHYNRLSARQEDGS; encoded by the coding sequence ATGGTTCGCAAGGACGACATCGCTCACACCGGGGACTTCGACCACGTCCAGGCCCGGCGTGAGCAGGACGCGAGTGAGCGTCTTCTGAGCTTGGGCGCGGACGCGCTCGACGCCCGCCCGTGGCGGCCCCCGCCCGCGCCGCCGTCGGCGGTCGATCTCCTGCAGTTCGCCGTCTGGCGCCACGCCGACCTGGGCCCGGAGGACGTCCTGAGCGCGCTCTCCCTCCTGTCCGCAGCACGCGCCGAGGTCGAAGGGCTCGAGTCCGGCCTGCTGTTCATGGCCCGGAGCGCGGGGCTGACCTGGGCGCAGATGGCGCAGGCGATGGGGTTCAACTCGCCGCAGGCGTGCCAGCAGCACTACAACCGCCTGTCGGCCCGGCAGGAGGACGGCTCGTGA
- a CDS encoding PEP/pyruvate-binding domain-containing protein, whose protein sequence is MERLIVPLVEAVSDTCGGKAGALGALLRAGLPVPDGFVVPYAAYLAAVRDLDLGESDGPDAMRPAIEARPVDASVIDALGRALDELGDPPVAVRSSASNEDTGRASAAGQHESFLAVRGVGGVADAVRACWASLFSPRAIDYRREDRPDDRRDDRPGDRPPGDLPDDRPDDRPDDRPDDRPDDRREDRSSSDLAMAVIVQRQLDAEVSGVMFTPADPYGATEIEASWGLGPSIVGGTVTPDAYRVAGDGSVTRTIADKRTRLDRHGTRLVVRDVPAPARDRAAIDDATATRLAELGEEIAAVLGGPQDIEWAITDGRTWILQARPVTAAPPPPPSPSAAPDAPAGALAGTPGSRGTATGAARIVRGPGDFARVHPGDILVCPFTDPAWTPLLRIAAGVVTETGGVLSHAAIVARELGIPAVLGVPDATGRLHDDTVITIDGTTGAVMTRDA, encoded by the coding sequence GTGGAACGGTTGATCGTACCCCTGGTGGAGGCCGTCTCCGACACGTGCGGGGGCAAGGCCGGCGCGCTCGGCGCGTTGCTCCGCGCGGGTCTGCCGGTTCCTGACGGCTTCGTCGTCCCGTACGCCGCCTACCTCGCCGCCGTGCGCGACCTGGACCTCGGCGAGTCGGACGGTCCCGACGCGATGCGGCCGGCGATCGAGGCCCGGCCCGTCGACGCCTCCGTGATCGACGCGCTGGGGCGCGCGCTGGACGAGCTCGGCGATCCGCCCGTGGCGGTGAGGTCGTCGGCGTCGAACGAGGACACCGGCCGGGCCTCGGCGGCCGGCCAGCACGAGAGCTTCCTGGCCGTGCGCGGGGTCGGCGGGGTCGCCGATGCCGTACGCGCCTGCTGGGCCTCGCTGTTCTCGCCACGAGCCATCGACTATCGCCGCGAGGACCGGCCCGATGACCGCCGCGACGACCGCCCCGGCGACCGGCCGCCGGGCGATCTCCCCGACGACCGCCCGGATGACCGGCCCGATGACCGGCCCGACGATCGCCCCGACGATCGCCGCGAAGACCGGTCGTCGAGCGATCTGGCGATGGCCGTCATCGTCCAGCGCCAGCTGGACGCCGAGGTGTCCGGGGTCATGTTCACCCCCGCGGACCCGTACGGCGCGACCGAGATCGAGGCGTCCTGGGGCCTCGGCCCCAGCATCGTCGGGGGCACGGTCACCCCCGACGCCTACCGCGTCGCCGGGGACGGGTCGGTCACCCGCACCATCGCCGACAAACGCACCCGCCTTGACCGGCACGGCACGCGGCTCGTCGTCCGCGACGTGCCCGCCCCCGCCCGGGACCGGGCGGCGATCGACGACGCGACCGCCACGCGGCTCGCCGAGCTGGGCGAGGAGATCGCCGCCGTGCTCGGTGGACCGCAGGACATCGAGTGGGCGATCACCGACGGCCGCACCTGGATCCTGCAGGCACGGCCGGTCACCGCCGCGCCCCCACCGCCGCCGTCCCCTTCCGCCGCCCCGGACGCCCCGGCGGGCGCCCTCGCCGGGACACCGGGCAGCCGTGGGACCGCGACCGGCGCGGCGAGGATCGTCCGGGGTCCCGGCGACTTCGCGCGCGTGCACCCGGGCGACATCCTCGTCTGCCCCTTCACCGACCCGGCCTGGACGCCGCTGCTGCGCATCGCCGCCGGCGTCGTCACCGAGACCGGAGGCGTGCTCTCGCACGCCGCGATCGTCGCCCGCGAGCTCGGCATCCCCGCCGTCCTCGGCGTCCCGGACGCGACGGGCAGGCTCCACGACGACACCGTCATCACCATCGACGGCACCACCGGAGCCGTCATGACGAGGGACGCGTAA
- a CDS encoding histidine phosphatase family protein produces MATRHLYLARHGAADAFGKLTDAGHRQSSLLGERLAGLPVDAVWHSPLPRATASAHELARHLPDVPMEEAAELIDHVPYVPSPAETPRSWAGFFDGYDEAEAASGQRLAEALVARFARVASHGPGPDTHEVLVTHAYPIAWLVRHALDAPPSRWLGLNSANTALTVIEYRDGLPPTMVMFNDMSHLPPDLRWTGFPGNMRP; encoded by the coding sequence ATGGCGACACGACACCTCTACCTGGCACGCCACGGCGCGGCCGACGCGTTCGGGAAGCTCACCGACGCCGGTCACCGGCAGTCGAGCCTGCTGGGCGAACGGCTCGCCGGCCTCCCGGTCGACGCCGTGTGGCACTCCCCGCTGCCTCGCGCCACGGCGAGCGCGCACGAGCTCGCCCGGCATCTCCCGGACGTCCCCATGGAAGAGGCCGCCGAACTCATCGACCACGTCCCCTACGTTCCCAGCCCGGCCGAGACACCCCGGTCCTGGGCCGGCTTCTTCGACGGCTACGACGAGGCCGAGGCGGCCTCCGGCCAGAGGCTCGCCGAGGCCCTGGTCGCCCGGTTCGCGAGGGTCGCCAGCCATGGGCCCGGCCCCGACACCCACGAGGTCCTGGTGACGCACGCCTACCCGATCGCGTGGCTGGTGCGGCACGCGCTGGACGCGCCGCCATCCCGGTGGCTCGGGCTGAACAGCGCCAACACCGCGCTGACGGTCATCGAGTACCGCGACGGCCTGCCGCCCACGATGGTGATGTTCAACGACATGAGCCACCTCCCGCCCGACCTGCGCTGGACCGGGTTCCCCGGCAACATGCGGCCGTAG
- the sigJ gene encoding RNA polymerase sigma factor SigJ yields the protein MTIQSEPGGGRLDPGLSAIMSERRQLINLAYRLLGSLADAEDVVQETYARWYAMSRQEQDAIAAPGAWLTKVASRICLNVLSSARARRETYVGEWIPEPLPEPAEWINGRSDGITVDPADRVTLDESVNMAFLVVLESMTPAERVAFILHDVFRYSFAEVAEIVGRTPAACRQLASSARRRIGASRAPATPAARQAGIVRNFKQAWEAKDIKALIDLLDPDATAIADGGGVVSAVLRPVQGAEQIVRPLVTFTGRLGNLTILERTVNGQPGLIALQDGAIVVVMAFDIVDDRIKRIWAVRNPDKLRPWTTGPQR from the coding sequence ATGACCATCCAGTCCGAGCCAGGAGGCGGCCGGCTCGATCCGGGCCTGAGCGCGATCATGAGCGAGCGGCGGCAGCTGATCAATCTGGCGTACCGGCTGCTCGGCTCCCTGGCCGATGCCGAGGACGTCGTCCAGGAGACCTACGCCCGCTGGTACGCCATGTCCCGGCAGGAGCAGGACGCCATCGCCGCTCCCGGCGCCTGGCTGACCAAGGTCGCCAGCCGCATCTGCCTCAACGTGCTCTCCTCGGCGCGGGCCCGGCGGGAGACCTACGTGGGCGAATGGATCCCCGAGCCGCTACCCGAACCCGCGGAGTGGATCAACGGGCGGTCGGACGGCATCACCGTCGACCCGGCCGACCGCGTCACCCTCGACGAGTCGGTCAACATGGCCTTCCTGGTCGTGCTGGAGTCGATGACCCCGGCCGAGCGCGTCGCGTTCATCCTGCACGACGTCTTCCGCTACTCCTTCGCCGAAGTGGCCGAGATCGTCGGCCGTACCCCGGCGGCCTGCCGGCAGCTGGCCTCCTCGGCCCGCCGCCGCATCGGCGCCTCGCGGGCTCCCGCGACGCCGGCGGCCCGGCAGGCCGGCATCGTCAGGAACTTCAAGCAGGCATGGGAGGCCAAGGACATCAAGGCCCTCATCGACCTCCTCGACCCCGACGCCACGGCGATCGCCGACGGCGGCGGCGTCGTCAGCGCCGTGCTGCGCCCGGTCCAGGGGGCGGAGCAGATCGTACGCCCCCTGGTCACTTTCACCGGCAGGCTCGGCAACCTGACGATCCTGGAGCGCACGGTCAACGGCCAGCCCGGCCTGATCGCCCTGCAGGACGGCGCCATCGTGGTGGTGATGGCGTTCGACATCGTGGACGACCGGATCAAGCGCATCTGGGCGGTACGTAACCCCGACAAGCTCCGGCCGTGGACGACGGGACCGCAGCGGTAG
- a CDS encoding NAD(P)/FAD-dependent oxidoreductase, protein MSTPEHRTLNKVVVIGGGYAGTLAANHLRLRSDVEITLVNPRPEFVERVRLHQFVAGTREATVDYGTLLGDGIRLVVDSATRIDAATRTVRLASGRALDYDYVIYAVGSTGAIPSSVPGAAEFAFDLAEFEPARRLRARLAEVPLDAPVTVVGGGLTGIETAAELAEQGRAVTLVCGRALAPSFGAPARRAMATWLSRHRVEVLEDDLVREVRPDAVVLAGGGVRASELTIWAGGFGVPRLAAASGLRTDELGRLLTDETLTSVDDDRIVATGDAAAPSGRPLRMSCYAAGPLGAQAADTVLSRIAGTEPAVIGLAFSGACVSLGRSAGIRQLARKDDTAVNLYVGGRMGAAIKEVTCNFAVKRIRREARRPGSLFWVKGGPRPEQPEPAPRGLTTP, encoded by the coding sequence ATGTCCACACCCGAACACCGCACCCTCAACAAGGTCGTCGTCATCGGCGGCGGCTATGCCGGAACGCTGGCGGCCAACCATCTGCGGTTGCGCTCCGACGTCGAGATCACGCTGGTCAATCCGCGCCCGGAGTTCGTCGAACGAGTGCGGCTGCACCAGTTCGTGGCCGGCACCAGGGAGGCCACGGTGGACTACGGCACGCTGCTCGGCGACGGCATCCGGCTGGTCGTCGACAGCGCCACGCGCATCGACGCCGCCACCCGTACGGTGCGGCTGGCGTCGGGCCGCGCGCTGGACTACGACTACGTCATCTACGCCGTCGGCAGCACCGGGGCGATACCGTCCTCGGTGCCCGGGGCGGCCGAGTTCGCGTTCGACCTCGCGGAGTTCGAGCCCGCGCGGCGGCTGCGCGCCAGGCTGGCGGAGGTGCCCCTCGACGCGCCGGTCACCGTGGTCGGCGGCGGGTTGACCGGCATCGAGACGGCCGCCGAGCTGGCCGAGCAAGGGCGCGCGGTCACGCTGGTGTGCGGCCGGGCCCTGGCGCCGTCGTTCGGCGCGCCCGCGCGCCGGGCCATGGCCACGTGGCTGTCCCGGCACCGGGTGGAGGTGCTCGAGGACGACCTGGTGCGCGAGGTCCGGCCGGACGCGGTCGTCCTCGCCGGCGGCGGGGTACGCGCGAGCGAGCTGACCATCTGGGCGGGCGGCTTCGGCGTGCCGCGGCTGGCGGCCGCGAGCGGGCTGCGTACCGACGAGCTCGGCCGGCTGCTCACCGACGAGACGCTGACCAGCGTCGACGACGACCGCATCGTCGCGACCGGCGACGCCGCCGCACCCTCCGGCCGGCCGCTGCGGATGAGCTGCTACGCCGCAGGCCCGCTCGGCGCGCAGGCCGCCGACACCGTGCTGAGCCGCATCGCCGGCACCGAACCGGCGGTGATCGGCCTGGCCTTCTCGGGGGCGTGCGTCAGCCTCGGCCGGAGCGCCGGCATCCGGCAGCTCGCCCGCAAGGACGACACCGCGGTGAACCTGTACGTCGGCGGCCGCATGGGCGCGGCGATCAAGGAGGTGACCTGCAACTTCGCGGTGAAGAGGATCCGCCGCGAGGCCCGCAGGCCGGGCTCTCTCTTCTGGGTGAAGGGCGGCCCGCGTCCGGAGCAGCCGGAGCCCGCTCCGCGAGGGCTCACGACCCCGTGA
- a CDS encoding ArsR/SmtB family transcription factor — protein sequence MAVEIRFTAASVARVRFAVSPLGETVLALRILLGTGGHAVHRSWVRRARPLIADERELPLLRALVAGPMPSFLFPVPQERLPSMAMELELLRATGERFFRREYGAVLGVPDEEAPEPATVLPRLAQALHRCHELLIAPQWGRMRAVLEADVAKRALTLVDGGVQALFAELHRDLAWDGGQLVVHGRRASPAVYTVDTGGQGLVLLPSIFNWPDVGVDKSPVAAASIRYPAVGVGLLWEAPPPTPAGLAPVLGRTRTELLAALAEPRTTAALAARLGITPSAVSQHLGALRGAGLVSTRRQGRTALHLRTERADHLLGIPAP from the coding sequence ATGGCGGTCGAGATCAGGTTCACCGCGGCGTCGGTGGCCAGGGTGCGGTTCGCGGTCTCGCCGCTGGGGGAGACGGTGCTGGCGCTGCGGATCCTGCTGGGCACGGGCGGGCACGCGGTGCACCGGTCCTGGGTGCGCCGGGCACGCCCGCTGATCGCGGACGAGCGCGAGCTGCCGCTGCTGCGGGCGCTTGTCGCGGGGCCCATGCCGTCGTTCCTGTTCCCGGTGCCGCAGGAGCGGCTGCCTTCGATGGCCATGGAGCTGGAGCTGCTGCGGGCCACGGGGGAGCGCTTCTTCCGGCGTGAGTACGGCGCGGTTCTGGGCGTGCCGGACGAGGAGGCCCCCGAGCCGGCGACGGTCCTGCCCCGGCTGGCGCAAGCGCTCCACCGCTGCCACGAGCTGCTGATCGCTCCGCAGTGGGGGCGGATGCGGGCGGTGCTGGAGGCCGACGTCGCCAAGCGGGCGCTCACGCTGGTGGACGGCGGAGTGCAGGCGCTGTTCGCCGAGCTGCACCGGGACCTCGCCTGGGACGGCGGCCAGCTGGTGGTGCACGGCCGCCGCGCCTCGCCCGCCGTCTACACCGTGGACACCGGTGGGCAGGGCCTGGTCCTGCTGCCGAGCATCTTCAACTGGCCGGACGTGGGCGTCGACAAGTCCCCCGTCGCCGCCGCGTCGATCCGCTATCCGGCGGTGGGCGTCGGCCTGCTCTGGGAGGCGCCCCCGCCGACGCCGGCGGGCCTGGCCCCGGTGCTGGGGCGCACGAGGACGGAGCTGCTCGCCGCCCTGGCCGAGCCCCGGACGACCGCGGCACTGGCCGCCCGCCTGGGCATCACCCCGAGCGCGGTCTCGCAACATCTGGGCGCGCTGCGAGGGGCGGGTCTCGTGTCGACGCGGCGCCAGGGCCGGACGGCGCTTCACCTGCGCACGGAACGGGCGGACCACCTGCTGGGCATCCCAGCCCCATAA
- a CDS encoding alpha/beta fold hydrolase, with protein MEFFTSYDGTELSYHVSGDGAPVVCLPGGPTASAYLGDLGGLSGHRQLIMLDPRGTGRSAKPRDSASLRCDRLVADVEALRAHLGLDRMDLLAHCAGANPATQYAARHPRRVSRLALITPSVRAVGIAISGDLRRETARLRRGEPWFPEAFAALEAIVAGRATDGNWHAVAPFSYGRWDEAARAHHAADAEQQDPEVMAAFGAPGAFDPDATRAALARFAPPVLVLAGEVDLAAPPPAMAEFAGLFPDAGLVIQPRAGHFPWLDDADGFRSAVAAFLE; from the coding sequence ATGGAATTCTTCACCTCCTACGACGGGACCGAGCTGAGCTACCACGTGTCCGGGGACGGCGCGCCGGTGGTCTGCCTGCCCGGCGGGCCGACGGCCTCCGCCTACCTCGGCGACCTCGGCGGCCTGTCCGGGCACCGGCAGTTGATCATGCTGGACCCGCGCGGCACCGGCCGGTCCGCGAAGCCTCGAGACAGCGCGTCCTTGCGCTGTGACCGGCTCGTCGCCGACGTGGAGGCCCTGCGCGCGCACCTGGGCCTGGACCGGATGGACCTGCTCGCGCACTGCGCCGGTGCGAATCCGGCCACGCAGTACGCGGCCCGCCATCCGCGGCGCGTCAGCCGGCTCGCGCTGATCACACCGAGCGTGCGAGCCGTCGGCATCGCGATCTCGGGTGACCTCCGGCGCGAGACGGCTCGGCTGCGCCGCGGCGAGCCGTGGTTCCCGGAGGCGTTCGCGGCCCTTGAGGCGATCGTGGCGGGCCGGGCCACGGACGGCAACTGGCACGCCGTCGCGCCGTTCTCCTACGGCCGGTGGGACGAGGCGGCGCGGGCCCATCACGCGGCGGATGCGGAGCAGCAGGACCCGGAGGTCATGGCGGCCTTCGGCGCCCCGGGCGCCTTCGACCCGGACGCCACGCGCGCCGCGCTCGCCCGGTTCGCGCCGCCCGTACTGGTGCTCGCCGGAGAGGTCGATCTGGCGGCGCCTCCGCCGGCCATGGCAGAGTTCGCCGGGCTGTTCCCGGACGCCGGACTCGTCATACAGCCGCGAGCCGGGCACTTCCCGTGGCTCGACGACGCCGACGGCTTCAGGTCCGCCGTCGCGGCGTTCCTGGAGTAG
- a CDS encoding LacI family DNA-binding transcriptional regulator — MGVTGHTPPNDTPPARSASIWDVARVAGVSQQTVSRVINGKTRVSESTRAKVMQVIAELGYRPNRLARTLAGGPVSSVTVLTSDTALFGAAATLRGMEEAARAAGFSVGISVLGPGTSNTDVALRLNRPQEPVMVIAYDDPGERALRELPPDVPVTAAVERPDDGSGGDPWQVWLDDRAAAAHATRHLLSLGHQTVHYVAIPSSTSALPQRTRGWQDALRAAGRPVPEPLRGGWTPRSGYLAVRSLLADRSVTAILCGNDDLALGVMRAAREAGRDIPGDLSVVGFDDTPASAYLHPSLTTVRLDFEGLGRACFGLLLRRLQPEAALSLPAWNEPELIVRESSGPPPA, encoded by the coding sequence ATGGGAGTTACCGGTCACACGCCACCGAACGACACTCCTCCCGCCCGGTCCGCGAGCATCTGGGACGTCGCCCGGGTGGCCGGCGTCTCCCAGCAGACGGTCTCCCGCGTCATCAACGGCAAGACCCGCGTGAGCGAGTCGACCCGGGCCAAGGTGATGCAGGTCATCGCCGAGCTCGGCTACCGCCCCAACCGGCTCGCCCGCACGCTGGCCGGTGGCCCGGTGAGCTCGGTCACCGTGCTGACCTCCGACACCGCCCTGTTCGGCGCGGCGGCCACGCTGCGCGGCATGGAGGAGGCGGCCAGGGCGGCCGGCTTCTCGGTGGGCATCAGCGTGCTGGGGCCCGGCACGAGCAACACGGACGTCGCCCTGCGGCTCAACCGGCCCCAGGAGCCCGTCATGGTGATCGCCTACGACGACCCCGGCGAGCGGGCGCTCCGCGAGCTGCCGCCGGACGTGCCGGTGACGGCCGCCGTCGAACGCCCCGACGACGGCTCGGGCGGCGACCCGTGGCAGGTCTGGCTGGACGACCGGGCCGCGGCGGCCCACGCGACGCGCCACCTGCTGAGTCTGGGACACCAGACCGTCCACTACGTGGCCATCCCGTCCTCCACCAGCGCGCTTCCGCAGCGGACCCGTGGCTGGCAGGACGCGCTGCGGGCCGCCGGACGCCCCGTGCCCGAGCCTCTGCGCGGCGGCTGGACTCCCCGCTCCGGATACCTCGCGGTGCGCTCCCTGCTGGCGGACCGCTCGGTGACCGCCATCCTGTGCGGCAACGACGACCTCGCCCTGGGCGTCATGCGGGCCGCGCGCGAAGCCGGCCGGGACATTCCGGGCGACCTCAGTGTGGTCGGCTTCGATGACACCCCGGCGTCGGCCTACCTGCACCCCTCGCTCACCACCGTACGGCTCGACTTCGAGGGCCTGGGCCGCGCGTGCTTCGGCCTGCTGCTCCGCCGGCTGCAGCCGGAGGCCGCACTGTCCCTCCCGGCCTGGAACGAGCCGGAGCTCATCGTGCGGGAGAGCAGCGGCCCGCCGCCGGCCTGA
- a CDS encoding glycoside hydrolase family 68 protein — protein MSAGRPARWTRRHLELLADAAATTAPVIDFAAMPRILPDHDLWDLWPVQEEDGSTCVISGQELWMALSAPILGHPEERHDQARIRLLAKDGDRWADLGHAFADGASPGSREWSGSAVRRPDGTVSVFYTAAGRRGETPPTFRQRVVETRPALVADGREILLDPGAGHRELLRSDGLMYLPAEETTGAPGRIRAFRDPGWFRDPADGREYLLIAASVAEGDRFGGAIALAGTRDGAWSLLPPLLVAEGINHELERPHIVVHRSRYYLFFSTQRHTFHPDGSAPTGLYGFAAPSLTGPYEPLNGSGLVLRNPRAEPDQAYAWLVLPDLHVVSFANYRSFPGVDLRSAPAAQARAGFGGTIAPILKLTLNGTATSIGR, from the coding sequence ATGAGCGCCGGCCGGCCGGCCCGCTGGACGCGGCGCCACCTGGAGCTGCTCGCCGACGCCGCCGCGACCACGGCACCCGTCATCGACTTCGCGGCCATGCCCCGGATCCTGCCGGACCACGACCTGTGGGACCTGTGGCCCGTCCAGGAGGAAGACGGCTCGACCTGCGTGATCAGCGGCCAGGAGCTGTGGATGGCGCTGTCGGCGCCGATCCTCGGTCACCCCGAGGAACGCCACGACCAGGCCCGCATCCGCCTGCTCGCCAAGGACGGCGACAGGTGGGCGGACCTGGGACACGCGTTCGCCGACGGGGCCTCGCCGGGCAGCCGCGAATGGTCGGGGTCGGCGGTCCGCCGCCCCGACGGCACCGTGTCGGTGTTCTACACGGCCGCCGGACGGCGAGGGGAGACGCCCCCGACGTTCCGGCAGCGCGTCGTCGAGACCCGTCCCGCCCTGGTCGCCGACGGGCGCGAAATCCTGCTGGACCCCGGCGCCGGGCACCGTGAGCTCCTCCGCTCGGACGGCCTCATGTACCTGCCGGCCGAGGAGACCACCGGGGCACCGGGACGTATCCGGGCATTTCGCGATCCTGGCTGGTTCCGCGACCCGGCGGACGGGCGCGAATACCTGCTCATCGCCGCGTCCGTCGCGGAAGGCGACCGTTTCGGCGGCGCCATCGCCCTGGCCGGGACCCGGGACGGCGCCTGGTCCCTGCTGCCGCCGCTGCTCGTGGCCGAGGGCATCAACCACGAGCTGGAACGGCCGCACATCGTCGTCCACCGGTCGCGGTACTACCTCTTCTTCTCCACCCAGCGCCACACCTTCCACCCGGACGGCTCCGCGCCCACCGGGCTCTACGGCTTCGCCGCGCCCAGCCTGACGGGGCCGTACGAGCCGCTCAACGGGTCCGGGCTCGTGCTCCGTAACCCCCGCGCCGAGCCGGACCAGGCCTACGCCTGGCTGGTGCTGCCGGATCTCCACGTGGTCAGCTTCGCCAACTACCGGTCCTTCCCGGGCGTGGACCTCCGATCCGCGCCGGCCGCGCAGGCACGAGCCGGCTTCGGCGGCACCATCGCCCCGATCCTCAAGCTCACCCTGAACGGGACGGCGACCTCCATCGGACGATGA
- a CDS encoding carbohydrate ABC transporter permease produces MITSGRESWTGRLLLIAMMAITLLPFLSLFVTALHPSGSYPAGLAWPADPQWGNFLAAFRAANMGELLKSSVLIVLGVVPISIVLATMAGFAIGHLRVIGGRVIFLLFVLGLTLPFEGIITPLYYQIRDMGLLNTRWAIILPLIGLFMPFSVFWMRAHFVNMPGELSESARMDGANVWQLFRRIHVPLAMPAISSLGILLFLWTWNQFLLAIVLVDDPTKRTMSGALGAFQGQWGTDIPLLCAGSLLILTPTLVIFLIFQRHFVKALLQGSLKG; encoded by the coding sequence ATGATCACCTCGGGTCGGGAGTCCTGGACCGGCAGGCTGCTGCTCATCGCCATGATGGCGATCACCCTCCTGCCGTTCCTCAGCCTGTTCGTCACCGCCCTGCACCCCTCGGGCAGCTACCCGGCCGGGCTGGCCTGGCCGGCCGACCCCCAGTGGGGCAACTTCCTGGCCGCCTTCCGGGCCGCGAACATGGGCGAGCTGCTGAAGTCGAGCGTCCTCATCGTGCTGGGCGTGGTCCCGATCTCCATCGTGCTGGCGACGATGGCCGGCTTCGCCATCGGCCACCTGCGCGTCATCGGCGGCCGGGTGATCTTCCTGCTGTTCGTGCTCGGCCTGACGCTGCCCTTCGAGGGCATCATCACGCCGCTGTACTACCAGATCCGCGACATGGGCCTGCTCAACACGCGCTGGGCGATCATCCTGCCGCTCATCGGCCTGTTCATGCCGTTCTCCGTCTTCTGGATGCGCGCGCACTTCGTCAACATGCCCGGGGAGCTGTCGGAGAGCGCGCGGATGGACGGGGCCAACGTCTGGCAGTTGTTCCGGCGCATCCACGTCCCCCTGGCCATGCCGGCGATCTCGTCCCTGGGCATCCTGCTGTTCCTGTGGACCTGGAACCAGTTCCTGCTGGCCATCGTCCTGGTCGACGACCCGACCAAGCGCACGATGTCCGGCGCCCTGGGCGCCTTCCAGGGACAGTGGGGCACCGACATCCCGCTGCTGTGCGCCGGGTCGCTGCTGATCCTGACCCCCACGCTCGTGATCTTCCTCATCTTCCAGCGGCACTTCGTCAAGGCCCTGCTCCAGGGCTCACTGAAGGGCTGA